A portion of the Nitrospira defluvii genome contains these proteins:
- a CDS encoding AAA family ATPase: MIRSISIDNVRLFSGTGWTFPIHPLQVFCGTNSAGKSTLLKTLLLLRQSVVVPESYEGADGRLRFVSNQADLGNYASFVSNNMLEEDIRISITIEDRLRRKTIEDLISMKNGRTSHQVADKNAWLPYTLTASFRFSLDKKEASLARTQGFLKEANFEIGYLGNSLLHWKIVSTLGKATEEKNFERYELLVPSFFSKEAMGHLKSVGVDKETDFERYQAFLAGLLPAGVRSQMGKKGKKLKTDQQIFWPLPTQLHYAQSDLERALKSIHYLGPLRTPAQRYYVASLDDAPDFDSTGAFLPSILHQRGNEKIFGGAPGVNQLSPQQLDTLEGGLNHWLHYLRTGEMGHSADAPQEIKLSATKDVLVELLLRAPSGASSHALTDSGFGYSQVLPILVRGLLASPNSTLIIEQPELHLNPGLQVRLAVFFIEMVKAGKQVLIETHSEHLVNAIRVLAAEDPSNEVAKRVGIIFMEMTASGPIVHNLNLQPDGTVPDWPPSFFGEAMSLSSRLLKAQRNFISTSKPSNA, translated from the coding sequence ATGATTCGCTCAATCTCAATAGATAATGTTCGCCTTTTCAGTGGTACTGGCTGGACTTTCCCTATCCACCCGCTCCAGGTTTTTTGTGGCACCAACAGCGCTGGCAAATCCACGTTACTGAAGACCTTGCTTCTTTTGAGACAAAGCGTTGTCGTACCGGAAAGTTACGAGGGTGCTGATGGGCGATTAAGGTTTGTGTCAAATCAGGCAGACCTGGGAAATTATGCTTCGTTCGTTTCGAACAACATGCTGGAGGAAGATATAAGGATCTCAATAACAATTGAGGATCGATTGCGGCGGAAGACAATAGAAGATCTTATCTCAATGAAAAATGGCCGTACTTCCCACCAGGTTGCCGATAAAAATGCATGGCTACCTTACACCTTGACCGCTTCGTTCAGATTTAGCCTCGATAAAAAAGAAGCATCGCTTGCAAGGACTCAAGGGTTTCTAAAAGAGGCGAATTTTGAGATAGGTTATCTAGGTAATTCTTTACTCCATTGGAAAATTGTCTCGACTCTTGGAAAGGCAACGGAAGAGAAAAATTTTGAACGATATGAACTTTTGGTCCCGTCCTTTTTTTCTAAGGAAGCGATGGGGCATTTGAAAAGTGTCGGGGTAGACAAGGAAACTGATTTCGAGCGTTATCAGGCATTCCTTGCAGGACTATTGCCTGCAGGTGTGAGATCCCAAATGGGCAAAAAGGGCAAGAAATTAAAAACAGACCAACAAATATTTTGGCCTCTTCCAACGCAACTTCACTATGCCCAGTCTGACCTTGAAAGGGCTTTGAAAAGTATCCACTATTTAGGCCCGCTTCGCACCCCTGCCCAGAGATATTATGTTGCTAGCCTGGACGACGCTCCAGATTTTGACTCTACAGGCGCATTCCTACCTTCAATTCTTCATCAGCGGGGAAATGAGAAAATATTTGGTGGCGCGCCCGGTGTGAATCAACTAAGTCCGCAACAGCTAGACACTCTTGAAGGGGGCCTCAACCATTGGCTGCATTATCTTCGCACAGGTGAAATGGGACACTCCGCAGATGCCCCCCAGGAAATTAAGCTATCTGCTACTAAGGATGTGCTCGTAGAACTGCTGTTAAGAGCTCCTTCTGGGGCTAGCTCCCATGCTCTCACCGATTCGGGATTTGGATATTCTCAAGTATTACCAATTCTCGTTAGAGGCTTGCTTGCCTCACCAAACAGTACACTAATTATTGAGCAGCCGGAATTGCATCTAAATCCAGGATTGCAAGTCCGACTAGCTGTATTCTTTATCGAAATGGTGAAAGCTGGAAAGCAGGTTCTTATAGAAACTCACAGTGAGCATTTAGTTAATGCGATTCGTGTGCTCGCAGCAGAGGACCCGTCAAACGAAGTGGCAAAGAGGGTGGGTATCATATTCATGGAGATGACTGCCAGTGGGCCGATCGTGCACAATCTTAACCTCCAGCCAGATGGAACAGTCCCTGATTGGCCCCCTTCATTCTTTGGAGAGGCGATGTCCCTTAGTTCTCGCCTGTTAAAGGCCCAAAGAAATTTCATTAGCACATCAAAACCTAGTAACGCATAA